Proteins from a single region of Sphingomonas swuensis:
- a CDS encoding AAA family ATPase: MKRGFLLGKFLPPHAGHVTLIRSAAALVDELTVLVCALPDDPIPGATRLEWMRQLFPDCRILLHEDAASPQQPDDHPRFWQIWTEIVRAHHPEPVDLLFAGEAYGAELARHLAAFFVPLGGRVLGADQRGLGGLSGSAVRDDWWGHWQWLPEPVRAHYSLSVVLHGVESVGKSTLADRLADHYSTVLVPEYGRAHCEAHGTDCREEDLTLIGLAQQAEIEAARPWCNRLLIADTDALMTAAWSQMMIGFVPDQLVCHRKADLYLMLAADVPFVDDGTRVFGEPRARARFDAVARDVLRLTRAPVVVIEGDYDARFESAVNAIDALVAERRGQGAATA, encoded by the coding sequence GTGAAGCGTGGTTTCCTCCTCGGTAAGTTCCTGCCGCCCCATGCCGGTCATGTGACCCTGATCCGCTCGGCCGCTGCGCTGGTCGACGAGCTGACCGTGCTGGTCTGCGCGCTCCCGGATGATCCGATCCCCGGCGCGACCCGGCTCGAGTGGATGCGCCAGCTGTTTCCCGATTGCCGGATCCTGCTCCACGAGGACGCCGCTTCGCCGCAGCAGCCGGACGACCATCCGCGCTTCTGGCAGATCTGGACCGAGATCGTCCGAGCGCACCATCCCGAACCGGTCGACCTCCTGTTCGCCGGCGAGGCTTATGGGGCGGAGCTTGCCCGGCATCTCGCCGCCTTCTTCGTCCCGCTTGGCGGGCGCGTGCTCGGGGCCGACCAGCGCGGGCTCGGCGGCTTGTCGGGAAGTGCGGTGCGTGACGACTGGTGGGGACATTGGCAGTGGCTGCCCGAGCCGGTGCGGGCGCATTATTCGCTGTCGGTCGTGCTCCACGGGGTCGAGAGCGTCGGAAAGTCGACCCTCGCCGACCGGCTTGCGGACCATTATTCGACCGTGCTGGTGCCCGAATATGGCCGCGCCCACTGCGAGGCGCACGGGACCGACTGTCGCGAGGAGGATCTGACCCTCATCGGTCTCGCCCAGCAGGCCGAGATCGAGGCGGCGCGGCCCTGGTGCAACCGGTTGCTGATCGCTGACACCGACGCACTCATGACCGCCGCCTGGTCGCAGATGATGATCGGCTTCGTCCCTGATCAGCTGGTGTGCCATCGCAAGGCCGACCTTTACCTGATGCTCGCCGCCGACGTGCCCTTCGTCGATGATGGCACCCGGGTGTTCGGGGAGCCCAGAGCCCGGGCTCGCTTCGATGCAGTCGCCCGCGACGTGCTTCGCCTCACGAGGGCCCCTGTGGTGGTGATCGAGGGCGACTACGACGCCCGCTTCGAGTCTGCGGTGAACGCTATCGACGCGCTCGTCGCCGAGCGCCGCGGCCAAGGTGCGGCAACCGCCTAA
- the cutA gene encoding divalent-cation tolerance protein CutA, which produces MSIVSLYCVFADADEAERIGRLVVEERLAACINILSPCRSIYRWEGRIEDASEVPALLKTDASRTDALIARIVQLHSYEIPAIAVWPVEHAPSAFADWVVANSAKETIA; this is translated from the coding sequence ATGAGCATCGTCAGCCTCTACTGCGTCTTCGCCGACGCTGACGAGGCCGAGCGCATCGGCCGGTTGGTGGTCGAGGAGCGGCTTGCCGCCTGCATCAACATCCTCTCGCCCTGCCGCAGCATCTACCGCTGGGAGGGACGGATCGAGGATGCGAGTGAGGTGCCCGCACTGCTCAAGACCGACGCGTCCCGCACCGACGCCCTGATCGCCAGGATCGTTCAGCTCCACAGCTACGAAATTCCGGCGATCGCCGTCTGGCCGGTCGAGCACGCGCCTTCCGCCTTCGCCGACTGGGTCGTTGCGAACAGCGCCAAGGAGACGATTGCATGA
- a CDS encoding MerC domain-containing protein, translating to MTKTHASTHLWDRLAIGLSGLCLVHCVGTTVLLAFMSAFGGLLGSHWIHEIGLSLAMILGAFALGRGMLEHGFMMPSSVGGLGLGVMAGSLTLPHNGTEAAATMIGVLILALGHDLNRRGTAHPFGRRG from the coding sequence ATGACCAAGACTCACGCCTCGACCCATCTGTGGGACCGGTTGGCCATCGGCCTGTCCGGCCTTTGCCTGGTCCATTGCGTCGGAACCACGGTCCTTCTCGCCTTCATGTCCGCCTTCGGCGGGCTGCTCGGCTCGCACTGGATCCACGAGATCGGGCTGAGCCTCGCCATGATTCTCGGCGCTTTTGCGCTCGGCCGCGGAATGCTCGAGCACGGCTTCATGATGCCGAGCTCGGTCGGCGGGCTCGGTCTGGGGGTGATGGCGGGTTCGCTGACCCTACCGCACAACGGGACCGAGGCGGCGGCGACGATGATCGGCGTTCTGATCCTCGCGCTCGGGCACGATCTCAACCGCCGCGGCACCGCCCATCCGTTCGGACGCCGAGGCTAG
- a CDS encoding branched-chain amino acid aminotransferase, translating into MSFDDRDGFIWMDGKLVPWREANVHVLTHALHYASSVFEGQRAYGGKIFKLRDHSERLRRSAELIGFTIPWSAEEIDAACEEVLRANNLTDAYMRPVAWRGSESMGVNPIGTKPHLAIAAWNWGKYYPPEKAAKGIRLDIAEWRRPAPYTAPVHSKASGLYMIASMSKAKADAGGFDDALMFDFRGQVAEATGANAFFIRDGVIHTPKPECFLDGITRRTLIDLARRRGIEVQERAIWPEELESFESFFLTGSAAEVTFVQSAGPWRFEIGALQQQLAQDYDDLVNGRLA; encoded by the coding sequence GTGAGCTTCGACGATCGCGACGGTTTCATCTGGATGGACGGCAAGCTGGTGCCGTGGCGCGAGGCGAACGTCCATGTGCTCACCCACGCGCTTCATTATGCGTCGAGCGTGTTCGAGGGGCAGCGCGCCTATGGCGGCAAGATCTTCAAGCTTCGCGATCATAGCGAGCGACTGCGCCGCTCGGCCGAGCTGATCGGCTTCACCATTCCCTGGAGCGCGGAAGAGATCGACGCCGCCTGCGAGGAAGTGCTGCGCGCCAACAATTTGACCGACGCCTACATGCGCCCGGTGGCCTGGCGCGGGTCGGAGAGCATGGGCGTCAATCCGATCGGGACCAAGCCGCACCTCGCCATCGCGGCGTGGAACTGGGGCAAATATTACCCGCCCGAGAAGGCCGCCAAGGGCATCCGTCTCGACATCGCCGAGTGGCGCCGACCCGCACCTTATACCGCGCCGGTGCACAGCAAGGCCTCGGGCCTCTACATGATTGCCTCCATGTCCAAGGCGAAGGCCGACGCGGGCGGGTTCGATGACGCGCTCATGTTCGACTTTCGCGGGCAGGTGGCCGAGGCGACTGGTGCCAACGCCTTCTTCATTCGCGACGGCGTCATTCACACGCCGAAGCCTGAGTGCTTCCTCGACGGGATCACCCGCCGCACCCTGATCGACCTCGCGCGCCGCCGCGGGATTGAGGTGCAGGAGCGCGCGATCTGGCCGGAGGAGTTGGAAAGCTTCGAGAGCTTCTTCCTGACCGGTTCGGCGGCCGAGGTGACCTTCGTCCAGTCGGCCGGCCCGTGGCGCTTCGAGATCGGCGCTCTGCAGCAGCAGCTGGCGCAGGATTACGACGACCTGGTGAACGGGCGCCTCGCCTAG
- a CDS encoding Fur family transcriptional regulator — protein sequence MARHDHHAHGGTALKEAAREQLTEQGEQWTGMREAVFDALAGFDRPASAYDIAEAVSKVQGRRVAANSVYRILDLFVGSNLARRVESANAYVANNHPGCLHDCIFLICDSCGQAKHIDNDSIAKDVRQAAEKSGFAPKRPVIEVRGTCEDCA from the coding sequence ATGGCAAGACACGACCATCATGCGCACGGCGGAACGGCACTCAAGGAGGCAGCCCGCGAGCAGCTGACCGAGCAGGGCGAACAGTGGACCGGCATGCGCGAAGCGGTGTTCGACGCGCTTGCCGGCTTCGATCGCCCGGCCAGCGCCTATGACATCGCCGAGGCGGTCTCCAAGGTGCAGGGTCGGCGGGTCGCGGCCAACAGCGTCTACCGGATCCTCGACCTCTTCGTCGGCTCGAACCTCGCGCGGCGGGTGGAAAGCGCCAATGCCTATGTCGCGAACAACCATCCGGGCTGCCTGCACGACTGCATCTTCCTTATCTGCGACAGCTGCGGCCAGGCGAAGCACATCGACAATGACAGCATCGCCAAGGACGTCCGCCAGGCCGCCGAGAAGAGTGGGTTCGCCCCCAAGCGGCCCGTGATCGAAGTGCGCGGCACCTGCGAGGATTGCGCCTGA
- a CDS encoding accessory factor UbiK family protein translates to MQSQNRFFEDFVKIMNGAAGTVAGMTREAQDSMRERAKEWVAGMDFVSRDEFEAVKAMAATAREEVEELKVRLAALEGGKSRKAAGGEVKPPPAGVTGIETPEE, encoded by the coding sequence ATGCAGTCGCAGAACCGCTTCTTCGAGGACTTCGTCAAGATCATGAACGGGGCGGCGGGAACCGTCGCCGGGATGACCCGCGAGGCGCAGGACAGCATGCGCGAGCGGGCCAAGGAGTGGGTCGCCGGCATGGACTTCGTCAGCCGTGACGAGTTCGAGGCGGTCAAGGCGATGGCCGCTACCGCGCGCGAGGAAGTCGAGGAGCTGAAGGTCCGGCTTGCGGCACTCGAGGGCGGCAAGTCGCGCAAGGCTGCCGGCGGCGAGGTCAAGCCGCCGCCCGCCGGAGTTACGGGGATCGAGACTCCCGAGGAGTGA
- the pnuC gene encoding nicotinamide riboside transporter PnuC, which produces MNPIEILAAALGVVNVALVVRRSLWNYPFGLAMVALYFFVFFEAKLYSDALLQIFFFAVQLYGWWAWARADRAEDAHIVVERMALNQRLAWATGVLALALVWGSAMARLTDAAAPHVDGAIAIASIAAQLLQSRRRVECWWLWIAVDLAAIPLFLSRGLTVTAGLYGIFLILALLGLREWQQKVRI; this is translated from the coding sequence TTGAACCCGATCGAGATCCTCGCGGCGGCGCTGGGCGTCGTCAACGTTGCGCTGGTGGTGCGTCGCAGCCTGTGGAACTACCCGTTCGGGCTGGCGATGGTCGCGCTTTACTTCTTCGTCTTCTTCGAGGCGAAGCTCTACTCGGACGCCCTGCTACAGATATTCTTCTTCGCCGTGCAGCTCTACGGCTGGTGGGCATGGGCGAGGGCCGACCGCGCCGAGGACGCCCACATCGTGGTCGAACGCATGGCCCTTAACCAGCGGCTCGCCTGGGCGACCGGGGTGCTGGCGCTGGCGCTCGTTTGGGGAAGCGCGATGGCGCGGCTCACCGATGCCGCGGCGCCGCATGTCGACGGCGCGATCGCCATCGCCAGCATCGCCGCCCAGCTTCTCCAGTCGCGTCGGCGGGTCGAATGCTGGTGGCTGTGGATCGCGGTCGATCTCGCTGCCATCCCCCTGTTCCTGTCGCGCGGCCTGACGGTCACGGCAGGGCTCTACGGAATTTTCCTGATCCTCGCGCTGCTCGGGCTTCGCGAATGGCAGCAGAAGGTGCGGATCTAA
- the dxs gene encoding 1-deoxy-D-xylulose-5-phosphate synthase — protein sequence MTQRPDTPLLDTIHVPADIRKLDKGQLPQLCNELRDEVISAVSVTGGHLGAGLGVVELTVAIHYVFDTPSDKLVWDVGHQCYPHKVVTGRRDRIRSLRMGGGLSGFTKRSESEYDPFGAAHSSTSISAALGFAIASKLDGADRRAIAVIGDGAATAGMAFEAMNNAADAGSRLVVILNDNDMSIAPPVGSLRNALARLVSSGKYLTPRKFAAKLASKMPRPLANAAERFEEYARGMVTGGTLFEELGFYYVGPVDGHDITSLVEILENVRDSDHGPMLIHAVTQKGKGYAPAESSADKYHGVVKFDVVTGKQDKGPGGGPPAYQKVFADALIAEANHDDKIVAITAAMPGGTGLDLFEKAHPTRMFDVGIAEQHAVTFAAGLAAEGYRPFCAIYSTFLQRAYDQVVHDVAIQNLPVRFAMDRAGLVGADGATHAGSFDLAYLCTLPNFVVMAAADEVELTHMVHTMALHDSGPIAVRYPRGNGRGLPMPVEPQRLEIGKGRVVREGKTVAILSLGTRLEEAEKAAEILEGMGLSTTVADLRFAKPLDEELIRKLLTTHEVAVTVEEAAVGGFGAHVLTLASDEGLIDAGLKLRTMRLPDKFQDQDSPQKQYDEAGLNAPHIVDTVLKALRRNSVGLENGVRA from the coding sequence ATGACTCAGCGTCCCGACACCCCGCTACTCGATACCATCCATGTTCCGGCCGACATCCGGAAGCTCGACAAGGGCCAGCTACCCCAGCTCTGCAACGAGCTGCGCGACGAGGTCATCTCGGCGGTATCGGTGACCGGTGGCCATCTCGGGGCGGGGCTCGGCGTGGTCGAGCTCACTGTCGCCATCCATTACGTATTCGACACGCCGAGCGACAAGCTGGTGTGGGACGTCGGTCACCAATGCTATCCGCACAAGGTGGTGACCGGGCGTCGCGACCGGATCCGCAGCCTGCGCATGGGCGGGGGGCTGAGCGGCTTCACCAAGCGCAGCGAGAGCGAATATGACCCGTTCGGCGCGGCGCACAGCTCGACCAGCATCTCCGCCGCCCTGGGCTTCGCGATCGCCTCCAAGCTCGACGGCGCCGACCGCCGTGCGATTGCGGTGATCGGTGACGGAGCGGCGACCGCGGGCATGGCGTTCGAGGCGATGAACAATGCCGCCGACGCCGGAAGCCGGTTGGTAGTCATCCTCAACGACAACGACATGTCGATCGCGCCGCCGGTCGGCTCGCTTCGCAACGCGCTCGCCCGGCTGGTGTCGAGCGGCAAGTATCTGACCCCGCGCAAGTTCGCGGCCAAGCTCGCCTCCAAGATGCCGCGGCCGCTCGCCAACGCGGCCGAGCGCTTCGAGGAATATGCCCGCGGGATGGTGACCGGCGGGACCCTCTTCGAGGAGCTGGGCTTCTACTATGTCGGGCCGGTCGATGGGCATGACATCACCAGCCTGGTCGAGATCCTCGAGAATGTCCGCGACAGCGACCACGGCCCGATGCTGATTCACGCGGTGACGCAGAAGGGCAAGGGCTATGCCCCGGCCGAAAGCAGCGCCGACAAATATCATGGCGTGGTCAAGTTCGACGTCGTCACCGGCAAGCAGGACAAGGGTCCCGGCGGCGGGCCACCGGCCTATCAGAAGGTATTCGCCGACGCGCTGATCGCCGAGGCCAACCATGACGACAAGATCGTCGCCATTACGGCGGCGATGCCGGGCGGCACCGGGCTCGACCTGTTCGAGAAGGCGCATCCGACCCGCATGTTCGATGTCGGAATTGCCGAGCAGCATGCGGTGACCTTTGCCGCCGGCCTCGCCGCCGAGGGCTACCGGCCCTTCTGCGCCATCTATTCGACCTTCCTCCAGCGCGCCTACGACCAGGTCGTCCACGACGTCGCCATCCAGAACCTGCCGGTGCGCTTCGCGATGGACCGAGCCGGGCTGGTCGGGGCCGACGGAGCGACCCATGCCGGCTCGTTCGACCTCGCCTACCTGTGCACCCTGCCAAACTTCGTGGTGATGGCCGCGGCCGACGAGGTCGAGCTCACGCACATGGTCCACACCATGGCGCTACACGACAGCGGGCCAATCGCGGTCCGCTATCCGCGCGGGAACGGGCGCGGGTTGCCGATGCCGGTCGAGCCGCAGCGGCTCGAGATCGGCAAGGGGCGCGTCGTCCGCGAGGGCAAGACCGTCGCCATCCTTTCGCTCGGGACGCGGCTCGAGGAAGCTGAGAAGGCCGCCGAAATTCTTGAAGGCATGGGGCTCAGCACCACCGTCGCCGACCTCCGCTTCGCCAAGCCGCTCGACGAGGAGCTGATCCGCAAGCTGCTCACCACCCACGAGGTGGCCGTGACGGTCGAGGAGGCCGCGGTCGGCGGCTTCGGCGCGCATGTGCTAACGCTGGCGAGCGACGAGGGGCTGATCGACGCCGGGCTCAAGCTGCGCACCATGCGCCTGCCGGACAAGTTCCAGGACCAGGACAGCCCGCAGAAGCAATATGACGAAGCGGGCCTCAATGCGCCGCATATCGTCGACACGGTGTTGAAGGCGCTCCGCCGCAACAGCGTCGGGCTTGAGAATGGGGTGCGCGCCTGA
- a CDS encoding TlyA family RNA methyltransferase, whose protein sequence is MKQRVDQALVDRGLVESRSRAQALIMAGVVFAGERKVAKAGETIGADAPLEVRGKDHPWVSRGGLKLVHGLDEYGIDPTGMTCLDVGSSTGGFTDVLLSRGATKVFAVDVGTNQLAWKLRQDERVVVHEQTNARHLTTEQIPEPIDLLVCDASFIALAKVLDKAVGFVRPSGHAVLLVKPQFEAGRSEVGKGGVVRDEAVHARVVAEAEQWIASRGWSIVGATRSPITGPEGNVEFLLAARKEDNDGDPG, encoded by the coding sequence CTGAAGCAGCGGGTCGACCAGGCGCTCGTCGATCGCGGACTCGTCGAGAGCCGCAGCCGGGCGCAGGCACTGATCATGGCGGGAGTGGTGTTCGCCGGCGAGCGCAAGGTCGCCAAGGCCGGCGAGACAATTGGCGCCGATGCCCCGCTTGAAGTGCGCGGCAAGGACCATCCCTGGGTGTCGCGCGGCGGGCTGAAGCTCGTCCATGGTCTCGACGAGTATGGCATCGATCCGACCGGCATGACCTGTCTCGATGTCGGCTCCTCGACGGGCGGCTTCACGGACGTGCTGCTGAGCCGTGGAGCGACAAAGGTCTTTGCGGTCGACGTCGGGACCAACCAGCTCGCCTGGAAGCTGAGGCAGGATGAGCGAGTCGTGGTGCATGAGCAGACCAACGCGCGACACCTGACGACCGAACAGATTCCCGAACCCATCGATCTGCTGGTGTGTGACGCGAGCTTCATCGCGCTCGCCAAGGTGCTCGACAAGGCGGTCGGGTTTGTCCGCCCTAGTGGTCATGCCGTGCTGCTGGTCAAGCCGCAATTCGAGGCAGGCCGGTCCGAGGTCGGCAAGGGCGGGGTGGTTCGCGACGAAGCCGTCCATGCCCGGGTGGTCGCCGAGGCCGAGCAATGGATCGCTTCGCGCGGGTGGAGCATTGTCGGCGCGACGCGTAGCCCGATCACCGGACCCGAGGGCAATGTCGAGTTCCTGCTGGCTGCACGGAAAGAGGATAACGATGGCGACCCTGGCTGA
- a CDS encoding TspO/MBR family protein, protein MATLADDLDRRPRPRRNWWKIALVTVPAIVIAGSAIGYLSNSGFSNGWYVPLEKPSIQPPGWAFGVVWTTLYTFMGIALALILALPRSPQRRLALTLFAVQLALNFAWSPVFFGAGYIDWAFLLILGMDVLVTATIIAFWPLNRVAALLLVPYLAWLCLATVLNHETGKLNPGADHAPLGITGG, encoded by the coding sequence ATGGCGACCCTGGCTGACGATCTCGACCGACGTCCGCGACCCCGCCGCAACTGGTGGAAGATCGCGCTGGTCACCGTTCCCGCGATCGTCATCGCAGGGTCGGCGATCGGCTACCTCTCGAATAGCGGCTTCTCGAACGGCTGGTACGTGCCGCTCGAAAAGCCGAGCATCCAGCCGCCAGGCTGGGCTTTCGGCGTGGTCTGGACCACGCTCTACACCTTCATGGGCATCGCCTTGGCGCTGATCCTGGCGCTGCCGCGCTCGCCGCAGCGGCGGTTGGCGCTGACGCTGTTCGCGGTGCAGCTCGCGCTCAACTTCGCCTGGTCGCCGGTCTTTTTCGGTGCCGGCTACATCGACTGGGCGTTCCTGCTCATCCTCGGGATGGACGTGCTAGTGACCGCCACGATTATCGCCTTCTGGCCGCTGAATCGGGTGGCGGCGCTGCTTCTAGTGCCCTATCTGGCGTGGCTGTGCCTTGCCACCGTCCTCAACCATGAGACGGGCAAGCTCAACCCGGGCGCCGACCATGCGCCGCTGGGCATCACTGGGGGATAG
- a CDS encoding YbjN domain-containing protein — protein sequence MSDLAREDDNGEEERDDGAPIEVLEAYFEARGWPCERSGDGEIVGSAPGSWAQYELRGVWRPDDGVLQFLAFPDVKVAADKKAAIYETLGLVNEQLWLGHFELWSNSGLIVFRYAALLDGGDEGLSFEQAEAIAEAALEECERFYPVFQFVLWGGKSPSEAISAALIETAGEA from the coding sequence GTGAGCGATCTGGCCCGCGAAGACGACAATGGCGAGGAGGAGCGTGACGATGGCGCTCCGATCGAGGTGCTCGAAGCCTATTTCGAAGCCCGTGGCTGGCCGTGCGAACGCTCTGGCGACGGCGAGATCGTCGGCTCGGCGCCAGGCAGCTGGGCGCAATATGAGCTTCGCGGCGTATGGCGCCCCGACGACGGAGTGCTCCAGTTCCTCGCCTTCCCCGACGTCAAGGTCGCGGCCGACAAGAAGGCCGCGATCTACGAGACGCTCGGGCTGGTCAACGAGCAGCTGTGGCTCGGTCATTTCGAGCTTTGGTCGAATAGCGGTCTCATCGTCTTCCGCTATGCGGCGCTGCTCGACGGCGGCGACGAGGGGCTGAGCTTCGAGCAGGCGGAGGCGATCGCCGAGGCCGCGCTCGAGGAATGCGAGCGCTTCTACCCGGTCTTCCAATTCGTGCTGTGGGGCGGCAAGAGTCCGAGCGAGGCGATCTCGGCGGCACTGATCGAGACCGCCGGCGAGGCCTGA
- a CDS encoding COX15/CtaA family protein: MSAVATVAPPTARPLAVANWLLALCGLILLMVIVGGITRLTESGLSITEWKPITGAIPPLTEAHWLREFELYKRIPEYQQINRGMSLAEFKNIFFWEWAHRQLGRVIGLVALLPLAWFWFRKAIPDGYRLRTASIFVLVCIQGAIGWWMVASGLTQRTDVSHLRLAVHLLTALFIFAFCLWTALDLRSPGAERRRMPTIAIWAFAVLFLQLLFGAYVAGLDAGYAFNTWPLMGDELYPSAAPWLEPLLRNFVDNPITVQFIHRWLAFGVLAMAILLAVRVRRDGGRRESLFLHIVVGLQILLGIATLLSGVHLHVAVTHQAMAVLVVAAFVAAAHRLALGQGRTADPSIDLRSAVAAE; the protein is encoded by the coding sequence ATGTCCGCTGTCGCCACTGTCGCTCCGCCGACCGCCCGCCCGCTTGCCGTCGCCAACTGGCTGCTGGCACTATGCGGGCTGATCCTTTTGATGGTGATCGTCGGTGGGATTACTCGGCTGACCGAAAGCGGCCTGTCGATCACCGAGTGGAAGCCGATTACCGGCGCCATCCCACCGCTGACCGAGGCCCATTGGCTGCGCGAGTTCGAGCTCTACAAGCGCATCCCCGAATATCAGCAGATCAACCGCGGCATGAGCCTCGCCGAATTCAAGAACATCTTCTTCTGGGAGTGGGCTCACCGCCAGCTCGGACGGGTGATTGGCCTCGTCGCGCTGCTTCCGCTGGCATGGTTCTGGTTCCGCAAGGCCATCCCCGACGGCTACCGGCTTCGCACCGCAAGCATCTTCGTCCTTGTCTGCATCCAGGGCGCGATCGGCTGGTGGATGGTGGCGAGCGGCCTCACCCAGCGCACCGACGTCAGCCACCTGCGGCTCGCGGTGCATCTGCTGACCGCGCTCTTCATCTTCGCTTTCTGTCTGTGGACCGCGCTAGACCTGCGTTCTCCGGGCGCCGAGCGCCGGCGCATGCCGACCATCGCCATCTGGGCCTTTGCAGTTCTGTTCCTGCAACTCCTGTTCGGCGCCTATGTCGCCGGCCTGGACGCTGGCTATGCCTTCAACACCTGGCCGCTGATGGGCGACGAGCTCTACCCCTCCGCCGCGCCATGGCTCGAGCCGCTGCTGCGCAATTTCGTCGACAATCCGATCACCGTCCAGTTCATCCACCGCTGGCTCGCCTTCGGGGTGCTGGCAATGGCGATCCTGCTCGCCGTCCGGGTCAGGCGGGACGGCGGCCGGCGTGAAAGCCTCTTCCTGCACATCGTCGTCGGGCTGCAGATCCTGCTCGGCATCGCCACCCTGCTGAGCGGGGTCCACCTCCATGTCGCCGTTACCCACCAGGCCATGGCCGTTCTGGTGGTCGCCGCCTTCGTCGCCGCCGCGCACCGACTGGCGCTCGGCCAGGGCCGCACCGCCGATCCCTCGATCGACCTTCGCTCGGCGGTAGCGGCCGAATGA
- a CDS encoding TMEM175 family protein → MDHATPSEHDQVRRDSHEGEGATRGTGRMEAFADGVFAIAFTLPIFNVILPALQGPAAGYGERLLEGWPENLNYLLASMVIGLYWVHHHFSGAIYRTTGHYFLLATVLFLTMIGYIAFPVRAFTESLTHKEAIPDTAAFLACSLALTSLAWLFKWTVGNAHGHVDARLDPAYLARLTRRYRLMTAWNLLAAVVVWFWWPVGIAMSWMGVLYKLKAPETPRYLSKAPTIEGED, encoded by the coding sequence ATGGACCATGCCACCCCCAGCGAACATGACCAGGTCCGACGCGACAGCCACGAGGGCGAAGGCGCGACGCGGGGAACGGGCCGGATGGAGGCCTTCGCCGACGGCGTCTTCGCAATCGCCTTCACCCTGCCGATCTTCAACGTCATCCTGCCGGCGCTCCAAGGTCCCGCCGCGGGCTATGGCGAACGGCTGCTCGAGGGCTGGCCGGAGAACCTCAACTACCTCCTCGCGAGCATGGTCATCGGCCTCTACTGGGTGCACCATCATTTCTCGGGCGCGATCTACCGAACGACCGGGCATTACTTCCTGCTCGCTACCGTGTTGTTCCTGACCATGATCGGCTACATCGCCTTTCCGGTCCGCGCCTTCACCGAGAGTTTGACCCACAAGGAGGCCATCCCCGACACTGCGGCCTTTCTCGCCTGCAGCCTCGCGCTGACCTCGCTGGCGTGGCTATTCAAGTGGACCGTCGGCAACGCCCACGGCCATGTCGATGCCCGGCTCGACCCCGCTTATCTTGCCCGGCTGACCCGCCGCTACCGCCTGATGACCGCATGGAACCTGCTGGCGGCGGTGGTGGTGTGGTTCTGGTGGCCCGTCGGAATCGCGATGAGCTGGATGGGCGTGCTCTACAAGCTCAAGGCCCCCGAGACGCCGCGCTACCTCAGCAAAGCGCCCACGATCGAAGGCGAGGACTAG
- a CDS encoding pyrroline-5-carboxylate reductase family protein — protein sequence MTHTLFIGCGNMGSAMVAGWLMAGEDPANFTAVRPSGTPVAGIRTVRTIGEANMMPERIVLGFKPQQLAALAPEVARWVTSRTTVISMLAGADTATLSGLFPRARAIVRVMPNLPVAVRRGVLPLYTIAHEDQALQSELQPWFSMLGFAPWCASEEEFGAIGFVAGSTPAYVARFIAAFAAAGEGRGLDQGLALTAAREAVLGSAWLAAATGEPMEELARRVTSPNGTTEAGLKVLDPELGDLIDRTLAAATRRSAELAAEIKG from the coding sequence ATGACCCACACCCTCTTCATCGGCTGCGGCAACATGGGTTCGGCAATGGTCGCCGGCTGGCTGATGGCAGGCGAGGATCCGGCCAATTTCACCGCGGTCCGCCCGAGTGGCACTCCGGTGGCCGGGATCCGGACCGTCCGTACCATCGGTGAGGCGAACATGATGCCCGAGCGGATCGTGCTCGGCTTCAAGCCGCAGCAATTGGCTGCGCTGGCGCCCGAGGTGGCGCGCTGGGTGACGTCGCGCACGACGGTAATCTCGATGCTGGCCGGTGCGGACACGGCGACGCTCTCCGGCCTGTTTCCGCGGGCTAGGGCGATCGTTCGGGTCATGCCCAACTTGCCGGTGGCGGTACGGCGCGGGGTGCTCCCGCTCTACACAATTGCGCACGAGGATCAGGCGCTGCAGTCCGAACTCCAGCCCTGGTTCTCGATGCTCGGCTTCGCGCCATGGTGCGCCAGCGAGGAGGAGTTCGGCGCGATCGGCTTCGTCGCCGGCTCGACCCCGGCCTATGTCGCGCGCTTCATCGCGGCCTTCGCGGCGGCGGGCGAGGGCAGGGGACTCGACCAAGGCCTGGCTCTGACCGCGGCGCGTGAGGCGGTGCTCGGCTCGGCCTGGCTGGCGGCCGCGACGGGCGAGCCGATGGAGGAGCTGGCGCGGCGGGTGACCAGCCCCAACGGCACGACCGAGGCAGGGCTCAAGGTGCTCGATCCCGAGCTTGGCGACCTGATCGACCGGACGCTGGCCGCGGCGACCCGCCGCTCGGCCGAACTCGCCGCCGAGATCAAGGGCTGA